In one Pyxidicoccus xibeiensis genomic region, the following are encoded:
- a CDS encoding enoyl-CoA hydratase/isomerase family protein, whose amino-acid sequence MSDDVLLETRGAVGVVTLNRPKALNALDLGMCRKLQPALDAWAVDPAVKAVVIRGAGGRAFCAGGDVRAVAASAGSAAGEEQERLSREFFRAEYALNHRIHHFGKPFIALVDGICMGGGLGLSIHGAYRVVTEKLVLAMPETAIGLFPDIGGGWFLPRFPGEAGTYLGLTGARCSAADALWLGYATHHVESVRLDAVLDALVGAQWGSGAASAVAEKVLADFHADAGTSALAVQHGAIDRCFAAERVDDIQQALELEGTPWAQETWATLLRMCPMSLKVTLHQLRMGRTRDYDEMVTVEYRLSQAMTARQDFREGIRAVLVDKDNKPRWHPATLSDVTDAEVEACFAPLGADELVLPVPPR is encoded by the coding sequence ATGAGTGATGACGTGCTCCTGGAGACGCGGGGGGCGGTGGGCGTGGTGACGCTGAACCGCCCGAAGGCCCTGAATGCCCTGGACCTGGGAATGTGCCGGAAGCTGCAGCCGGCGCTCGACGCGTGGGCGGTGGACCCGGCCGTGAAGGCGGTGGTCATCCGGGGCGCGGGCGGACGGGCCTTCTGCGCGGGAGGAGACGTGCGCGCGGTCGCCGCCTCGGCGGGCAGCGCGGCGGGCGAGGAGCAGGAGCGCCTGTCGCGCGAGTTCTTCCGCGCCGAGTACGCGCTGAACCACCGCATCCACCACTTCGGCAAGCCCTTCATCGCGCTGGTGGACGGCATCTGCATGGGCGGCGGGCTGGGGCTGTCCATCCACGGCGCGTACCGCGTCGTCACCGAGAAGCTGGTGCTGGCCATGCCGGAGACGGCGATTGGCCTGTTCCCGGACATCGGCGGCGGCTGGTTCCTGCCGCGCTTCCCGGGCGAGGCGGGCACGTACCTGGGCCTCACCGGCGCGCGGTGCAGCGCGGCGGACGCGCTGTGGCTCGGGTACGCCACGCACCACGTGGAGTCGGTGCGGCTGGACGCGGTGCTGGACGCGCTGGTGGGCGCGCAGTGGGGGAGCGGCGCCGCCAGCGCCGTCGCGGAGAAGGTGCTCGCGGACTTCCACGCGGACGCGGGGACCTCCGCGCTGGCCGTGCAGCACGGGGCCATCGACCGGTGCTTCGCGGCCGAGCGGGTGGACGACATCCAGCAGGCACTGGAGCTGGAGGGCACGCCCTGGGCCCAGGAGACGTGGGCCACGCTGCTGCGCATGTGCCCCATGAGCCTCAAGGTGACGCTGCACCAGCTGCGCATGGGCCGCACGCGCGACTACGACGAGATGGTGACGGTGGAGTACCGCCTGAGCCAGGCGATGACGGCGCGCCAGGACTTCCGCGAGGGCATCCGCGCCGTCCTCGTGGACAAGGACAACAAGCCGCGCTGGCACCCGGCCACGCTGTCCGACGTCACCGACGCCGAGGTGGAGGCCTGCTTCGCGCCCCTTGGCGCCGACGAGCTGGTACTGCCCGTGCCGCCGCGCTGA
- the purN gene encoding phosphoribosylglycinamide formyltransferase, translating to MSVKRTRLGVLVSGSGSNLQALLDACAQEDFPAEVACVISNVPTAFALERARKAGVPAVVVDHKAHATKADFERALLEALRAAGVEWVCLAGFMRLLSADFLGHYAGRVLNIHPSLLPSFPGLHAQRQALERGVKVAGCTVHFVDAGTDTGPIIAQAAVPVLPDDDEKGLSARILAEEHRLYPLAVRLAVTGKVTMDGARTRVDAQATVGELSLRSPGTPR from the coding sequence ATGAGCGTGAAGCGCACGCGCCTGGGAGTGCTGGTGTCCGGCAGTGGCAGCAACCTGCAGGCCCTGCTGGACGCGTGCGCGCAGGAGGACTTCCCGGCCGAGGTGGCCTGCGTCATCTCCAACGTGCCCACGGCCTTCGCGCTGGAGCGGGCGCGCAAGGCGGGCGTGCCGGCCGTGGTGGTGGACCACAAGGCGCACGCGACCAAGGCGGACTTCGAGAGGGCGCTGCTGGAGGCGCTGCGCGCGGCGGGGGTGGAGTGGGTGTGCCTGGCGGGGTTCATGCGCCTGCTGAGCGCGGACTTCCTGGGCCACTACGCGGGGCGGGTGCTCAACATCCACCCTTCCCTGCTGCCGTCGTTCCCAGGGCTCCATGCGCAGCGGCAGGCGCTGGAGCGCGGGGTGAAGGTCGCCGGGTGCACGGTGCACTTCGTGGACGCGGGCACGGACACGGGCCCCATCATCGCGCAGGCGGCCGTGCCGGTGCTGCCGGACGATGACGAGAAGGGGCTGAGCGCGCGCATCCTCGCGGAGGAGCACCGACTCTATCCCCTCGCCGTGCGGCTGGCGGTGACGGGCAAGGTGACGATGGACGGGGCGCGCACGCGAGTGGACGCGCAGGCGACGGTGGGCGAGCTGTCGCTGCGCAGCCCTGGCACGCCCCGGTGA
- the rpmB gene encoding 50S ribosomal protein L28 has product MAWKCDICGKRPLVGNNVSHANNKTKKRTLPNLQKVRANVEGTTTRVLACTRCIKAGKVTKAA; this is encoded by the coding sequence ATGGCGTGGAAGTGTGACATCTGTGGCAAGCGTCCGCTGGTGGGTAACAACGTCAGCCACGCGAACAACAAGACCAAGAAGCGGACCCTCCCGAACCTCCAGAAGGTCCGGGCCAACGTCGAGGGGACCACCACGCGCGTGCTGGCGTGCACCCGCTGCATCAAAGCGGGCAAGGTGACCAAGGCCGCCTGA
- the purM gene encoding phosphoribosylformylglycinamidine cyclo-ligase, producing the protein MGTTYKQSGVDIEAGDAFVDRIKPYAARTMRPEVVAGVGGFGGLFALPPGKYKEPVLVAGTDGVGTKLKVAFAAGRHGTVGIDLVAMSVNDILTCGAEPLFFLDYFATGRLEVDAAAEVVKGIALGCEQAGCTLLGGETAEMPGFYARGEYDLAGFCVGVVERSAIIDGKSVKPGDALIGLTSSGLHSNGYSLARKVLLEDAKLQLDATPEGLDRPLADALLEPTRIYVKDALALLQAVKVKGMAHITGSGIPGNLPRCLPDGTRAVLSEKAWTKPPIFDLIAKQGNVARDEMFNTFNMGLGLIVVVAKEDVAQALSVLSARGVQATEVGRVEAGQGEATAVIEP; encoded by the coding sequence GTGGGAACGACCTACAAGCAGTCCGGAGTGGACATCGAGGCCGGCGACGCCTTCGTCGACCGAATCAAGCCCTACGCCGCGCGCACCATGCGCCCCGAGGTGGTCGCGGGGGTGGGCGGCTTCGGCGGCCTGTTCGCCCTGCCGCCGGGCAAGTACAAGGAGCCAGTGCTGGTGGCCGGCACGGACGGCGTGGGCACCAAGCTCAAGGTCGCCTTCGCCGCCGGGCGCCATGGCACGGTGGGCATCGACCTGGTGGCAATGTCGGTGAACGACATCCTCACCTGTGGCGCGGAGCCCTTGTTCTTCCTCGACTACTTCGCCACCGGCCGCCTGGAGGTGGACGCGGCGGCCGAGGTGGTGAAGGGCATCGCCCTGGGCTGCGAGCAGGCCGGGTGCACCCTGCTGGGCGGCGAGACGGCGGAGATGCCGGGCTTCTACGCGCGAGGCGAGTACGACCTGGCGGGCTTCTGCGTCGGTGTGGTGGAGCGGTCGGCCATCATCGACGGCAAGAGCGTGAAGCCGGGCGACGCGCTCATCGGCCTGACTTCGTCCGGCCTGCACAGCAACGGCTACTCGCTGGCGCGCAAGGTGCTGCTGGAGGACGCGAAGCTGCAGCTGGACGCCACGCCCGAGGGGCTGGACCGGCCGCTGGCGGACGCCCTGCTGGAGCCCACGCGCATCTACGTGAAGGACGCGCTGGCGCTGCTCCAGGCGGTGAAGGTGAAGGGCATGGCCCACATCACCGGCAGCGGCATCCCCGGCAACCTGCCCCGCTGCCTGCCCGACGGCACGCGCGCGGTGCTGAGCGAGAAGGCGTGGACGAAGCCGCCCATCTTCGACCTCATCGCGAAGCAGGGGAACGTGGCCCGGGACGAGATGTTCAACACGTTCAACATGGGCCTGGGCCTCATCGTCGTGGTGGCGAAGGAGGACGTGGCCCAGGCGCTCTCCGTGCTGAGCGCGCGCGGCGTGCAGGCGACGGAAGTGGGCCGCGTGGAAGCCGGCCAGGGCGAGGCGACGGCGGTCATCGAGCCATGA
- a CDS encoding anhydro-N-acetylmuramic acid kinase — MRLHPPLADPRQPRLCVGLLSGTSVDAVEAALCEVTGTGDNVRLRLLSHVSVPFPRELVARVLGPQDAGTLSTLNFELAEHFAAAAKQALEKAGVSPEQVAAIGSHGQTMAHVPPGANAHPSTLQIGEPAVIAERTGIPVISDFRTRDVAAGGHGAPLVPYLDWAVFRSREAPRALLNIGGIGNISVVGPRLEDTLAFDTGPGNMVLDGLARRVTQGRLACDLDGTLSRRGLVIPELLAELLAHPFLALPPPKSAGREGFGEVLVDGVWARHTGRPYDVMATALEFTVESIARAYETWLLPRFPGLEGMYASGGGTRNPALMERLRARLAPLPVQTLEALGFPEGAKEAALFALLAAEHLVGTPANVPSATGARRRVVLGKLTP; from the coding sequence ATGCGCCTGCACCCTCCCCTCGCCGACCCCCGACAGCCGCGCCTGTGCGTGGGGTTGCTGTCCGGCACCAGCGTGGACGCCGTGGAAGCGGCCCTGTGCGAGGTGACGGGGACGGGCGACAACGTGCGCCTGCGCCTGCTGTCCCATGTCTCCGTGCCCTTCCCCCGGGAGCTGGTGGCGCGCGTGCTGGGCCCGCAGGACGCGGGCACGCTGAGCACGCTCAACTTCGAGCTGGCCGAGCACTTCGCCGCCGCCGCGAAGCAGGCCCTGGAGAAGGCCGGCGTGTCACCGGAGCAGGTGGCCGCCATCGGCTCGCACGGGCAGACGATGGCCCACGTGCCGCCAGGCGCCAACGCGCACCCGTCCACCCTGCAGATTGGCGAGCCCGCAGTCATCGCCGAGCGCACCGGCATCCCCGTCATCAGCGACTTCCGCACCCGGGACGTGGCGGCCGGAGGCCATGGCGCGCCACTGGTGCCCTACCTGGACTGGGCCGTCTTCCGCAGCCGCGAGGCGCCCCGCGCCCTGCTCAACATCGGCGGCATCGGCAACATCAGCGTGGTGGGCCCGCGGCTGGAGGACACCCTCGCCTTCGACACCGGCCCCGGCAACATGGTGCTGGATGGGCTGGCGCGTCGCGTCACCCAGGGCCGGCTCGCGTGTGACCTGGACGGCACGCTGTCCCGGCGGGGGCTTGTGATTCCGGAGCTGCTGGCGGAGCTGCTGGCGCACCCGTTCCTGGCCCTGCCTCCGCCCAAGAGCGCCGGGCGCGAGGGCTTCGGCGAGGTGCTGGTGGACGGGGTGTGGGCGAGGCACACGGGGCGCCCCTACGACGTCATGGCCACGGCGCTGGAATTCACGGTGGAGAGCATCGCCCGGGCCTATGAGACGTGGCTCCTGCCGCGCTTCCCCGGGCTGGAGGGGATGTACGCCTCGGGGGGCGGCACGCGGAACCCGGCGCTGATGGAGCGGCTCCGGGCCCGGCTGGCGCCCCTGCCCGTCCAGACGCTGGAGGCCCTGGGTTTCCCGGAAGGGGCGAAAGAGGCGGCCCTATTCGCCCTCCTGGCGGCCGAGCATCTGGTAGGGACTCCGGCGAATGTCCCATCGGCAACTGGCGCAAGGCGTCGAGTCGTTCTAGGAAAGCTGACACCGTGA
- a CDS encoding DUF523 domain-containing protein, with protein sequence MNTSDSGIPGSNDVTAASAGAGAATTREERLAALREARVVLVSACLIGEAVRFDARSKLSSRVMAALEGKEVVPVCPEVGGGMPVPRPPVELSGGTGVDVLAGRARALEREGGVDRTEPFLRGARLALEAARKFGATVAILKEKSPSCGTQQVYEARKLRPGEGVTTALLRSEGIVVLSDEDL encoded by the coding sequence ATGAACACGAGCGACAGCGGCATCCCGGGCAGCAACGACGTGACGGCGGCCAGCGCTGGCGCAGGTGCGGCCACGACCCGCGAGGAGCGACTCGCGGCGCTGCGCGAGGCCCGGGTGGTGCTCGTGAGCGCGTGCCTCATCGGCGAGGCGGTCCGCTTCGACGCGCGCTCGAAGCTGTCGTCCAGGGTGATGGCCGCGCTCGAAGGAAAGGAAGTCGTCCCGGTGTGCCCGGAGGTCGGAGGCGGCATGCCCGTCCCCCGCCCCCCGGTGGAGCTGAGCGGCGGGACGGGCGTGGACGTGCTGGCCGGACGGGCACGGGCCCTGGAGCGCGAGGGCGGTGTCGACCGGACGGAGCCCTTCCTGAGGGGCGCCCGGCTCGCGCTGGAGGCGGCTCGGAAGTTCGGCGCGACGGTGGCCATCCTCAAGGAGAAGAGCCCTTCCTGCGGGACGCAGCAGGTGTACGAGGCGCGGAAGCTCCGGCCCGGCGAGGGCGTCACCACCGCCCTGCTTCGCTCCGAAGGCATCGTTGTCCTCAGCGACGAGGACCTTTAG
- a CDS encoding NAD(P)-binding protein, with product MATSSAKLKLPSGPSRHVYDVIVLGSQLGGALAAAVLAKRNHRVLLVEHDGMGPGYEHGGYVLPYAPFVAPPLKTMPTVEEALTELGLTATVQRSLRPHAPELQLLLPKHRLDLHGDTARRKAEAARELGEEGEALLGTLAGTAVQHESTDAFFKEAPALPPDGFFEKWGLNKLIKAHPGLEAPLRLVGDSAPVKLVRGLLPFVSHLEAPESPLALTRPLSQVLSSPSAFSGGREGLRELLTRRVTELGGDVLGRDSPTGFIVEELSFDGSKFAGVKLLRSDTLYRAACLVAATDAGALRRLVTDKKHHRGLLEHLDQSTEKSLCFTVNWVVPESALPRGLGELALVDTEDSELGPLLVQVHAARTPAGPGGKEGKEVEDLRVVCAGAFVPASYRDLGEEHLQGVATRIDEHLDALMPFTAQHRLLRSAPYLDAGGVRGSRLMPHPLYSFESEAFLGVTGLPQRTPAKNILLASREVLPGLGLEGELIAGLRAARMVQDMLKKKDPLKG from the coding sequence ATGGCGACGTCCTCAGCCAAACTCAAGCTTCCATCGGGCCCGTCCCGGCACGTCTATGACGTCATCGTGCTCGGCAGTCAGCTGGGCGGCGCGCTCGCGGCCGCGGTGCTGGCCAAGCGCAACCACCGCGTCCTGCTGGTGGAGCATGACGGCATGGGCCCCGGCTACGAGCACGGCGGCTACGTGCTCCCGTACGCCCCCTTCGTCGCGCCCCCGCTGAAGACGATGCCCACGGTGGAGGAGGCCCTCACCGAGCTGGGCCTCACCGCCACCGTGCAGCGCTCGCTCCGGCCCCATGCCCCGGAGCTGCAGCTGCTCCTGCCCAAGCACCGCCTGGACCTGCACGGCGACACCGCCCGCCGCAAGGCCGAGGCCGCGCGCGAGCTGGGCGAGGAGGGCGAGGCGCTGCTGGGCACCCTGGCCGGCACCGCCGTCCAGCACGAGTCCACCGACGCCTTCTTCAAGGAAGCCCCCGCCCTGCCCCCGGACGGCTTCTTCGAGAAGTGGGGCCTCAACAAGCTCATCAAGGCCCACCCCGGCCTGGAGGCCCCGCTCCGGCTGGTGGGGGACTCCGCCCCGGTGAAGCTGGTGCGCGGGCTCTTGCCCTTCGTCAGCCACCTGGAGGCCCCGGAGTCGCCGCTGGCCCTCACGCGGCCCCTCTCCCAGGTGCTCTCCTCCCCCTCGGCCTTCAGCGGCGGGCGCGAGGGCCTGCGCGAGCTGCTCACCCGGCGCGTGACGGAGCTGGGCGGGGACGTGCTCGGCCGGGACAGCCCGACCGGCTTCATCGTCGAGGAGCTCTCCTTCGACGGCAGCAAGTTCGCCGGCGTGAAGCTCCTGCGCTCGGACACTCTCTACCGCGCGGCGTGCCTCGTCGCGGCCACGGATGCCGGCGCGCTGCGGCGGCTGGTGACGGACAAGAAGCACCACCGCGGCCTGCTGGAGCACCTGGACCAGTCCACCGAGAAGTCGCTCTGCTTCACGGTGAACTGGGTGGTGCCGGAGTCCGCCCTCCCGCGCGGCCTGGGCGAGCTGGCCCTGGTGGACACCGAGGACTCGGAGCTGGGCCCGCTGCTCGTGCAGGTGCACGCGGCGCGCACCCCCGCGGGCCCTGGCGGCAAGGAGGGCAAGGAGGTGGAGGACCTGCGCGTGGTGTGCGCGGGCGCCTTCGTGCCGGCCTCCTACCGGGATTTGGGCGAGGAGCACCTGCAGGGCGTGGCCACGCGCATCGACGAGCACCTGGACGCGCTGATGCCCTTCACCGCGCAGCACCGCCTGCTGCGCTCGGCCCCCTACCTGGACGCCGGGGGAGTGCGCGGCAGCCGGCTGATGCCCCACCCGCTCTACAGCTTCGAGTCGGAAGCCTTCCTGGGCGTCACGGGTTTGCCTCAGCGGACGCCGGCGAAGAACATCCTCCTCGCCAGCCGCGAGGTCCTCCCCGGCCTCGGCCTGGAGGGCGAGCTCATCGCCGGTCTGCGCGCCGCGCGCATGGTGCAGGACATGTTGAAGAAGAAGGATCCGCTCAAGGGCTGA
- a CDS encoding methyl-accepting chemotaxis protein, translating into MKFQHKVLLLPGLATVFLLVIVTMSELLGRSTELHVADIERGYVPAVLLGRDLEQLLAEVQRDLQDAVAAEDEDLLAQVDVKAQRLGELMAQARSSPTLDPERLQRAGQDLEAYLRHARDTSARMIRREAQAPSQLAEMGERYNRLRESLRQATQDDQRRMSGAFSELREEHTRAQRWLMGVGLLMLAVLGVLSLWLVAQVARPLTKLNQVASRIATEGDLTQRIDIDSEDELGQLARSFGEVVTRLRTVPLTLREALTELSQSVQGISQLGREQSAVLEHQMASLEEARVAMAEISETARATGAQAGRVLEVAANAETLSTSGQASVEQSVRFLGELREQVAAMVTGIGELSEGSLKASSILVSVKDLTDQSNVLAINAAIEAAKAGEGGRGFAVVAREMRSLSQQSSRSTESIGRILAEMKETVGRVTRSAEADQRRMEAGIAEALASGQSLRDITEVVRESSMAARSIVAAVTMQNAGVNQMSTVVSQLTEKMKEILRATQGTQAAVQRLSAAFARIDGLVSGFRV; encoded by the coding sequence ATGAAGTTCCAGCACAAGGTCCTGCTGCTGCCGGGCCTGGCCACGGTGTTCCTGCTGGTCATCGTCACCATGTCGGAGCTGCTGGGGCGCAGCACGGAGCTGCACGTCGCCGATATCGAGCGGGGCTACGTCCCCGCGGTGCTGCTCGGCAGGGACCTGGAGCAGCTCCTGGCGGAGGTGCAGCGCGACCTCCAGGACGCAGTGGCCGCCGAGGACGAAGACCTCCTGGCGCAGGTGGACGTGAAGGCCCAGCGCCTCGGCGAGCTGATGGCACAGGCGCGCTCCAGCCCGACGCTGGACCCCGAGCGCCTCCAGCGCGCGGGGCAGGACCTGGAGGCATACCTGCGGCACGCCCGGGACACGAGCGCGCGGATGATTCGCCGGGAGGCGCAGGCCCCGAGCCAGCTCGCGGAGATGGGCGAGCGCTACAACCGGCTGCGGGAGTCGCTGCGCCAGGCCACCCAGGACGACCAGCGCCGGATGAGCGGCGCCTTCTCCGAGCTGCGGGAGGAGCACACGCGCGCCCAGCGGTGGTTGATGGGCGTGGGGCTGTTGATGCTCGCGGTGCTGGGGGTGCTCTCGCTGTGGCTGGTGGCCCAGGTGGCCCGGCCCCTGACGAAGCTGAACCAGGTGGCCTCCCGCATCGCGACCGAGGGGGACCTCACCCAGCGCATCGACATCGACTCCGAGGACGAGCTCGGCCAGTTGGCGCGCAGCTTCGGAGAGGTGGTGACGCGCCTGCGGACCGTTCCGCTCACGCTGAGGGAGGCGCTGACGGAGCTGTCGCAGAGTGTCCAGGGCATCAGCCAGCTCGGGCGCGAGCAGTCCGCGGTGCTCGAGCATCAGATGGCGAGCCTCGAGGAGGCGCGCGTGGCGATGGCGGAGATCTCCGAGACTGCTCGCGCGACGGGGGCGCAGGCGGGCCGCGTCCTGGAGGTGGCCGCGAATGCCGAGACGCTGAGCACCTCCGGCCAGGCCTCCGTCGAGCAGAGCGTGCGGTTCCTGGGGGAGCTGCGCGAGCAGGTCGCGGCGATGGTGACGGGCATCGGCGAGCTGTCGGAGGGCTCGCTCAAGGCGTCCTCCATCCTGGTGTCGGTGAAGGACCTGACGGACCAGTCCAACGTGCTCGCCATCAACGCGGCCATCGAGGCGGCGAAGGCGGGGGAGGGCGGCCGTGGCTTCGCGGTGGTGGCGCGGGAGATGCGCTCGCTGTCCCAGCAGTCCTCTCGCAGCACGGAGAGCATCGGGAGGATTCTCGCGGAGATGAAGGAGACGGTGGGCCGGGTCACCCGCAGCGCGGAGGCAGACCAGCGGCGGATGGAGGCGGGCATCGCCGAAGCGCTCGCCTCGGGCCAGAGCCTGCGGGACATCACCGAAGTCGTACGCGAGAGCAGCATGGCGGCGCGCTCCATCGTGGCGGCCGTGACGATGCAGAACGCCGGGGTGAATCAGATGTCCACGGTGGTGTCCCAGCTCACCGAGAAGATGAAGGAGATTCTCAGGGCCACGCAGGGCACCCAGGCCGCGGTCCAGCGGCTGAGCGCGGCCTTCGCACGCATCGACGGGCTGGTGAGCGGCTTCCGCGTCTGA
- the murQ gene encoding N-acetylmuramic acid 6-phosphate etherase gives MGTTRASRPSLPPTERLHPRADDLDLLSIGSVVRRLHDEDLAAVRAVRASLPAITEAARAVADALRAGGRLLYVGAGTSGRLGVLDASECPPTFGVPPSRVRAAIAGGRRALTRAVEGAEDDLEAGATAVRAFRAGPKDVVCGISASASTPYVLGALAEAKRRGAHTVLVCCNPPGPRAAADTVVLARTGPELVAGSTRLKAGTATKLILNAVTTAAFVSLGKVYRGRMVDVRPANAKLRTRAARMVAELTELPAPEASRLLEAAGGEVKLALAMHFTGLDAKAARKRLAAEGLRALSPSGRRGTRPRRPRTSR, from the coding sequence GTGGGCACGACTCGCGCTTCACGGCCGTCACTGCCCCCCACCGAGCGGCTTCACCCCCGCGCGGACGACCTCGATCTGCTGTCAATCGGGTCGGTCGTCCGCCGGTTGCATGATGAAGACCTGGCCGCCGTCCGTGCGGTCCGTGCCTCGCTTCCGGCAATCACGGAAGCGGCTCGGGCCGTGGCGGATGCGTTGCGGGCCGGCGGTCGACTCCTCTACGTGGGCGCCGGTACCAGCGGGCGGCTCGGCGTGCTGGACGCGAGCGAGTGCCCTCCCACCTTCGGAGTTCCGCCCTCGCGGGTCCGCGCGGCCATCGCCGGTGGACGCCGGGCGCTGACGCGCGCCGTGGAGGGCGCCGAGGACGACCTCGAGGCCGGAGCCACCGCGGTGCGCGCCTTCCGGGCGGGCCCGAAGGACGTGGTGTGCGGCATCTCCGCCAGCGCCTCCACCCCGTACGTGCTGGGCGCGCTGGCCGAGGCGAAGCGGCGCGGGGCCCACACGGTGCTGGTGTGCTGCAACCCGCCGGGCCCCAGGGCCGCCGCGGACACGGTGGTGCTGGCGCGCACCGGGCCGGAATTGGTGGCGGGCTCCACGCGGCTGAAGGCCGGCACGGCGACGAAGCTCATCCTCAACGCGGTGACGACTGCGGCCTTCGTGTCGCTGGGCAAGGTGTACCGGGGGCGCATGGTGGACGTGCGCCCGGCCAACGCGAAGCTGCGCACGCGCGCGGCGCGCATGGTGGCGGAGCTGACGGAGCTGCCCGCCCCGGAGGCCTCGCGGCTGCTGGAGGCGGCGGGCGGCGAGGTGAAGCTGGCGCTGGCCATGCACTTCACCGGACTGGACGCGAAGGCGGCCCGGAAGCGGCTCGCGGCGGAGGGGTTGCGTGCCCTCTCGCCCTCCGGACGGCGGGGCACACGGCCGCGTCGCCCTCGTACCTCCCGGTAG
- a CDS encoding type 2 periplasmic-binding domain-containing protein: MSRIQCSLALLVCALVLMSPGSSRSAEVVEFLVIAHPSAGVDTLTRQELAHFFLKKTTRWESGTEVLPVDLPEDSAVRVAFSEEILQRSLPAVRAWWQQRIFSGRGVPPVVMETTDQVVDFVRSTPGAVAYVDAGADVQGVAVLVVADP, translated from the coding sequence ATGTCCCGCATCCAGTGTTCCCTGGCCCTGCTCGTGTGTGCCCTGGTGCTGATGTCCCCCGGGTCTTCCCGGAGCGCCGAGGTGGTGGAGTTCCTGGTCATCGCGCATCCCTCCGCCGGGGTGGACACGCTGACGCGCCAGGAGCTGGCGCACTTCTTCCTCAAGAAGACGACGCGGTGGGAGTCGGGGACGGAGGTCCTCCCCGTGGATCTGCCGGAGGACTCCGCGGTGCGCGTGGCCTTCAGTGAGGAAATCCTCCAGCGCTCCCTGCCCGCCGTGCGGGCCTGGTGGCAGCAGCGCATCTTCTCCGGCCGGGGCGTTCCTCCAGTCGTGATGGAGACGACGGACCAGGTGGTGGACTTCGTGCGCTCCACGCCGGGCGCGGTGGCGTACGTCGACGCGGGTGCGGACGTGCAGGGAGTCGCCGTCCTGGTGGTGGCGGACCCGTGA
- a CDS encoding HAD family hydrolase: MTSSMAPLRAVVFDMDGTLVDNMPFHNEAWVALARKLGLSMTAEDFQTGFAGKKNEEILPELLGRPVPHEELARLAEEKESHYRALYRPHLRLHRGAEAFIARLREAGIATAVATAAPQGNRELVLDGLGIRPLFTAVVGAEQVSRGKPAPDIFLAAAKALGVEPSACLAFEDAVLGVISAREAGMPVVGITTAAPAGQLREAGAGWTLPDFTALPPELEARLFGTPA, from the coding sequence ATGACCTCCTCCATGGCCCCCCTGCGCGCCGTCGTCTTCGACATGGACGGGACGCTCGTCGACAACATGCCCTTCCACAACGAGGCCTGGGTGGCCCTCGCCCGGAAGCTCGGCCTGTCGATGACGGCCGAGGACTTCCAGACCGGCTTCGCCGGCAAGAAGAACGAGGAGATCCTCCCCGAGCTGCTCGGCCGCCCCGTCCCCCACGAGGAGCTGGCCCGGCTCGCCGAGGAGAAGGAGTCCCACTACCGCGCCCTGTACCGCCCCCACCTGAGGCTGCACCGCGGGGCCGAGGCGTTCATCGCCCGGCTGCGCGAGGCCGGCATCGCCACGGCGGTCGCCACCGCCGCGCCCCAGGGCAACCGCGAGCTGGTGCTGGACGGGCTCGGAATCCGCCCCCTGTTCACGGCCGTCGTCGGCGCGGAGCAGGTCTCCCGCGGCAAGCCCGCCCCGGACATCTTCCTGGCCGCCGCGAAGGCGCTGGGCGTGGAGCCCTCCGCGTGCCTCGCCTTCGAGGACGCCGTCCTCGGCGTCATCTCCGCGCGGGAGGCCGGCATGCCGGTGGTGGGCATCACCACGGCCGCGCCCGCCGGGCAGCTCCGCGAGGCCGGTGCGGGGTGGACCCTGCCGGACTTCACCGCGCTGCCCCCGGAGCTGGAGGCCCGCCTCTTCGGCACGCCCGCCTGA